The Weissella confusa DNA window CGATTGGACACCAGCCGCCCCGCCTTGGTTCAATCCCCAAAGCATTGGACGACCGAGCGCCACGACATCAGCACCAAGCGCAATCGCCTTGGCAACGTCCTCCCCACGACGAATGCCAGAATCAAAGACGATTGGAACTCGATGGTTAACAGCCTTAGCAACAGCAGCCAACGTATCAATAGAAGCTGGTGCACCGTTCAACTCACGACCGCCGTGGTTTGATACCCAAATACCATCAGCGCCAGCAGCAATGGCAGCTAACGCATCATCAGGATCTTGAATACCCTTCACAAACACAGGCAGACCATTCGCCATCTGCTTAACCTTAGTTATGTCAGACAAGGCCAAATCCTGCTTAGCGCGTGCATAAATCTCAGCAATTCCCAGTCCTTCACCTGAACCAGCCGCATTTGAGAACGCAGCTAGATTTTCCATTGGCAATGGAAAGGCGAAGTTATTTATGATGTCCGCTTCACGATAACCACCCAATGTGGCATCGGCCGTCAAGATAATGGCCTTATAGCCATTCTTAACCGCTTCATCCAACAAATATTGGTTAAATTCGTCATCACGAGACATATAGAGTTGGAAAAACTTAGGTGTTTCAGGTGATGACGCAGCAACATCAGCAATGCGTGAGTTGCCATACGTTGACAAGCTGAAAATTGTACCAGCCGCACCAACGCCCTTGACCGTTACGCGTTCCCCGTTTTCATTCATCAAGCCGTGTGCAGCGATTGGCGCCGCAATCACAGGCATTGATAGTGGAATGTCCAATAATGTCGTTGATAGATCAGGTGCGCTAATGTTCTGTAGCATGCGCGGGATGAGTTGATAGTGGCGGAATGCCGTTTCATTGTCGTGCAAGACTTGTTCGTCGGATGATCCGCCGTCGACATAGCCGAAAGCACCCGCCTCAGTGTCACGTTGTACTGCTGCTCGCAAGCGTGGCAAATCGATGATGTTCAAAGCTTCTTCTTTCGTACTACCTTGATAAGCCATCTGTGATTACCTTCTTTAAACTAGATTGAATAAATGCAAATAAAAATTTACACATTTAGTATACCGCCCTAACTTTCAACTGGTTCAAAAAAGGTGTAACCGATTACATTAATGTTGTGGTGCACCATCAATCTTTGGCGCAGCATCTTTCTCGTGGTGATAGAACTTGTAATACAACAAACCGGCAATCACCGGAATCACAGCTGCCAACAAATACAGCTCACGGAAGTTCAACATCTTCTCCACATCCCCCAACACAAACGGACCAACCCCGATTCCCAAATCAAGCCCGATAAAGTACGTTGACAATGACACCCCGACGCGAAGTGCATTCGGTGCCAACTTCAATGCAACAGCTTGCCCGTTAGACATAAAGGTACCATAACCCAAACCGATGAAGGCACCCGACAGCAACAACATAAAGCCGGAATGCGTCACACCAAGTAACACTAGTCCAACTGCTAGCGATACATATGCTGGATACATGACGTAATCCTCGCCGCGTGTATCAAAAATTCGACCTGCCATTGGTCGCGTAAACGTAATGACCAGGGCGTACACGACGAAGAAGAATGAACTGATACTTACCAAGTGAATCGTCTTGGCGTATGAAGACAAGAATGACAACACTGATGAATATGAGAAGCCCATCAAGAAACCAATGCCGGCAATGAACAAGGCCTTACGCTCAATCAAATTATCAAAGGTCATGTGGCGTAAGGCTGCCTTACGTTCTGGCGTCAACGACAAATTATGAATTGGCAAGAGCAACGTGGCAATTGTCGTCAACAAGATTAGGACTGATGACACCATGACAATGAAACGGAAATTCGTGAGGTTCAATAAAATCATCCCCACAAACGGACCAATCGCAGCGGCCAATGACGTACTCAATCCATAGAAATTAATGCCCAACCCCTTCTTATCTTCGGGGATGTAATCCGTCACAATCGCATTTGTGGCAGTTGACGTCATACCATAGGCAAATCCATTTACCAAACGCACAACAAACATCACCCCGATATTAGGAATAATTAAGTAAGCCAATGTTGAGACCAAGTAGATCAAAGCACCAAAACGCAATGATTGTTTGCGACCAATGATGTCGAGCTGTTGCCCAATAATAAGTCGGGCAATCAACGTCCCAATAACATAAATACCTGACGCCAAACCAGCTTGTGCTAAGTTGGCATGCAAATTCGTGTGGACCACGACTGCAATAATGACCATCAATAGATAGTAAACAAGATACACAATAAAATTGATGGCTGTAATACTAATAAAGCCAGCGTTAAAAATGCTGGTAACCGGTTTTCCCGTTGTCATGTAAACATAACTCGCTTTCGTAAAGTCTGTGTTTCAGTCTAACTACCAACGGCAGTGAGAACAAAAACGAGATTTTCAAAAGTGTAAAAACCGTTTTTTGCGGATTTGATTAGTCTTTCTATACTAAGAGCAGATATTCACAGGGAGACAAATACTATGCCACACACGAATGAACAAATCGCACACGATTTCGCAATCGCCATTGCTGCCCAGAACTACACGAAGAGTTCTGTGCGCAACATTGGCTATGCGCTTGATGATTATGATCAAATCTATCACCAAGTGCTTGAGCAACTTGCACTCACCCATCATATTGCGGTATAACCTAAATTAACTGAACGATTAAAAAGGCAGTGTCAGCACTGCCTTTTTGTGTTTGCGGAGGAACAAACTTGTGGATTGGCTACTACAGAAAAAAGAACGCGATAAGTTAACGCTCAAAAACTACCTGATGATGCAACCATTACCAATGGTGCCCATCAAGCAAGTCATTAACGACCTTGGTTGGTCAAAGTATCTCGTGATGAATTACGGTCAAGCTTTGGCCGACGATTTGGCGCAACTAGATCAACACGAATTGGTGTCGTTTGATGGTACGCGCCAACATTTTATCGTGCGACCGGGTCACATTATGCTGTTCGATGAATTGCGTCTGCAGTATCTGAACCGTGCGCCAAAATATCATTTGCTGATGGCCTTGTTATTTGGCACGTTTGAAACCGTTGCTGACTTTGCGGTACAACACGATTTTTCAACGCCATACGTCCGTGAACTCCTACAAGATCTACAGCAAGATTTACAACCTTACCATATTCAAATTAACGAGGCATTCGTTTTAACCGGTAATGAAAAAGAAATTCGTTACTTTTTCTTCCGCATCTTGTTTGACTACTACACACGCCAAAGTAATCCGCTACCAGCCACTGCCATCGAATGGGCACAGACCACTTGGGCCGACTTAAAATCAACCAGTCCCAATCCAATTTCACCCGCGATTAGTTTAATAGTCGAATTCCAATTAGGTATTTGGTACGTGCGAATGACGCATCAACACATCATTACACCGGCTGATTCGGCCCCAGTCCTTGATGAAGCAGCCGATCTACCAGCTACAACCCGTTTATTCCTCAATCGCATGCGTCAGCACCTAACGTCGTCATTAGGTCTATCAGACACCGCAGCCGGATACGAAGCACGTTTTGCATTGAGTGCCCTCTACGCTTTTGGTTTCGCACGTAAAGAACACTTTGAAACGTACATGCCAATTGAAACACGTCTCTTGTTCAGTGTCATCTCGGATATCATTGCCCGTGAGCTACCGGCTTTCTTCGGCAACGCCTATCTAATGACGCATAAATTAATCGACGCGATTCAGCATGATCTGTACACAACCAATTTGCGTTTGGTCTACTTTCACAGTGCGTTGCGCCCGGAACCGAACGTGGATGAGGCCATTTCACAATTTCCAGTTTATGCGCAATTGACGCAACATCTAATGCAAGCAATTGCTACTGAAACGAACATTTCACATGACACGTTGCAAAACACGTTATTCGAAGACTACTTCAACACGTTCATTACCCGCTTGCCACAAGAAGAAGTCTTGCCCATCATCACGGTTGATTTGGAATTTGTTGATAACGCTGCGCTTGGTCGTCGCTTGGCGCAATTAATGACCAACATGCCTGGTTTGAATATTATTTTGAGCTTTGATACCCCAGATTCGGCTGATTTGGTCATTTCTAACACCCACTTATCCGGCAGTGAACGGCGACACTTGTATCTCAAGGCCAGCCCGACGTTAGCTGAAATTGAAGAAATTCGCCAAGTGCTCCATCAAATCACTGTTCAAAAATTTGAACGCTTTACTGGTCAAACAATTCCAGTTCACTTTAGCTAAAAAAGGCACGTCACCCAATTGATGGGCGACGTGCCTTTTCGCATTAAATCAACGTAAACTTTTCAATCATCAACTCTGGGTGGATGATCTTCATGTCAGTCGTGCCTTCCGAGGCATAACCAGCTTCTTCAAACGTTTCTTGCAATTGACGCTTAAAGGCAAACCATGAACGCATATCAGCGCGCAACAATTCTTCAATTTGTTGCAAGACTTCACGTGGGTTATCAACCTTGGCGTCAGCGCGAATCTCTTCGCGAATCTTTTCGATTTGTTCAGCGGAGAAGTACTTTGGCTCATCAAGCAATTCAGCCACAGCTTCTGACAACAATGGGTTAACCAACACGTTTTCAGCGCGTGACATCATCTTCTTAACGGCTAGCTCAATCGCCATCTCCGTCAAATACGTATTCGTGATGTGCAACGCAACCTTGACCAACGGTGACTTTTCGCGTTCCTTACGGCGCTTCTCTAGCTCGTTTCGCACGTCAGCTGGAGATGGAATTTCATAGCTCATCAATCTATTCTCCTTAGTTTTTATTACCTTAATCATAACAAACTAATTGCGTTTTGTTTCTGGGTGATTTGTACCCTTTTTGAGGACAACTATTGACTAGACTTGTGCAAATCTATTTGCTATAGTTACGTTAATGCATGGAATAAGCCATGTAATACACGACTCTAAAAGACGCCGGTAGTCAGCAATGATTACCGGCGTCTTTTGTCTCTATTTTTTCCCAATTGGCATACAAATATGTATGTCGGCCCCAACTAAAAAGCGCATAATGGTAGTGTAATCAAATATAGGGGGATATTATTTTGAATACAATAGAAGCATTACGCGCTATCGTCGGAAAGTCGCATGTTATCACCTCACCTGATAAGTCGCTGCGCTATCGCAAAGGTTATCGATCAGGTCGTGGGGATGCCTTGGCAGTTGTGTTGCCGGGTACACTAATGGAACTTTGGGAAGTTTTGAAAGTCTTGCACGACAATGACCTGATTATCATTATGCAAGCATCGAATACCAGTTTAACTGAGGGATCAATCCCCGCACCTGGGTATGATCGCCAGGCTGTCGTCGTGAACGGGTCACGTATTAAGGGGATGCAACTCATTAATCACGGTGAAGAAGCCTTGGCCTTCCCTGGCACAACGCTATACAAGTTGGAAAACGCCTTGAAAGCTATCGGTCGTGAACCACACTCTGTTATCGGTTCATCGAACTTGGGCGCATCGGTTATTGGCGGTATCAACAATAATTCAGGTGGTGCCTTAATTCAACGCGGACCAGCCTACACTGAACAAGCCTTGTATGCACAAATTGATGAGCATGATGAATTGCGTTTGGTGAACCACCTCGGCATTGCCTTGGGTGATACGCCCGAAGAAATCATCACTAACCTCGAAAATCGTAACTTCAACGTCGATAACGTACCCCACAGTCGCACACGTGTTGGTCACAACCGCGACTATGAAGCACGTGTTCGTGACATTGACTCAGATACACCGACACGTTACAACGCCGATCCAAATGAATTGTACGAAGTTTCTGGTGCTTCTGGTAAATTGGCGGCCTTCGCGGTACGTCTGGATACTTTCCCTAAGGAAGGGGCTTCAAAGGTCTTCTACATTGGGACGAATAATCCCGATGTCTTAGAGCGTTTGCGTCGTCATATTCTGTCTGAACTCACCCACCTACCTGTTTCTGGTGAGTACATGCATAAAGACGCCTACGAGATGGCTAAGAAATACGGGAAGGATTCTTTGATTGTCATCGAAACACTTGGCACCAATGTTCTGCCATACCTATTTGGGATGAAGGCAACCACTGAACGTATCTTGGATCATATTCCAACATTCAAGCCATACTTCCCTGACCGTGTTTTGCAGCACATGGGACAACTTTTCCCTAATCAACTGCCAAAGCGTATCGAGGATTACAGCAAGCGTTACGACCACTATTTGCAACTCAAGATGGCAGGCGATGGTATCGACGAGGCCCGCGCCTTCTTGCAAGACTTCTTTGCAACTGAAGACGGTGATTATTTGGAGCTTGATGATAAAGAAGCTGAACGCATTGCCACCCACCGTTATGTGACAGCGGGTGTTGCCATTCGTTATGAAGAAGTCTTCCAAGACGACCATATTGAAATCTTGCCGCTCGACATCGCGTTGCCACGTAATGAATTTAAGTGGTTTGAGGAGTTGCCAAAAGAAATTGAAGATAAAATCCAATACAAGCTCTACTACGGCCACTTCCTAGATCACGTTATGCACCAAGACTACATTTTGAAGCCGGGTGTCGACGCACACGAGTTGAAGAAGGACATGTTGGCCTTGTTGGATAAGCGCGGTGTCATCTACCCTGCTGAACACAATGTTGGCCACTTGTACGAAGCTGCCCCTGCTTTGGTCGCCCACTACAAGAAGAATGATCCAACGAACAGTTTCAACCCTGGTGTTGGTAAAACCACCATGCGTAAGTATTGGGGAAATTATTAATTAGCTCAAGCGACTGGGATACTTATCCTGGTCGCTTTTTGATGCAAAAAAGCAGTACCGCGTGGGCACTGCTTCATGTTATCTATTCAGTTTTTACACGTTATCTAGCGCGTCCGATTTAGTGCAAGCCACGACGGTTAATTTCACGGTATAACACCGATAGTGATGCGTTGGCCAAGCGCGTACTACGCTTGTCGACCATCACTCGCTTGATACCTGCATCCTTCAGCACTGCCTTAGCCCATGCCTTCGTACCAGTTAAAACCATTGTCGTTTCCTCCTTTGATTTTCTCTATATTCATGTACAAACACAGGTTAACATATCGAAAAGGCCGAGTGCAAAAAGACGTAAAAACTGGGTAAAAATCACAAATGTTCGCTTGCATCCAAACACCACGCGAACGTTTGTTGGGGTCCCTTAAACCAAATCACGGTGCTTAAATCCGATGTAGCCAAGGACAAAACAGGCAACTGCGATTAGACTCATCGTTACCATCACTGCAGTATTTGGTGTCGACACGGGGATGTTTGCTGACCAACCATATGGCGATAGACGCAAAAACCACTTTGGTAAATCTAGCAAGTTGCGCAAATACGTGAGCAGGAAAAAGATGCCGAAATAGGCATACAGAACGCCAAACAATCGTGGCACCCAACCAAGCAGCAAGGCACCGACGCCAAACGATGCCAAAAGCGTTGGTAAATAGCCGATTAACACGCGTTGAATTTGTTCAGCTGGAATAGAACCCGTCACCGAGCTATTGCCGACATGCCAAGCGACCAAGATACCAACCGCAAAAGCAATGACGCCGGCGACGGCTGCCGTTAACGTGTAAGTTGTAAATAACCGTAACCGACCAACTGGCTGCCCAGCAATTAAATTCAATGACCCATTGCGTCGATCTTGCAGATAACGTTGCATCACGTTTAAACTCATCAACGTCACAAACAGCACCATGAACATCGCAATCATTTCCAAGAAATGCGCATAAAGTGTCCGCGTCATCACTGTTGTCGCTTTAACGCCAACAATCGTTTCGATTTGGGTGCTACCGGATAATACTTCTTGAACATCACCGAAAATGCTACCAAACATGGCCGCAAACACCAAAATGGCAATGAACCAGCCGACAATGACCTTCGCCTCCACTCGCATAAATAACGTCGTAAAGCCCCGCAAACTCGCAGGCGCGTGTTGCCGACCGCGACCGGTCATTTGCAGTAAACTGGCGCCTAAATCACGATGCTGGCTTAATCTAACTGCCACAAGGCCCAGCAAAATCCCAATGATCACCATCACGCTGATCGCCCAACTGTCGTTTTTGCCAAATACGCTCGCTGATTCAAGCCAGTTAAACGGTGACAGCCAAGTTAAACCATGCCAGTGCTTAACATCAATCATCGACCGCAGAAAATAGATACCCGCTAAGAAGCCATACCCGAAGAAGTTCGCTGAGCGACTGTCCGCAAAGACTTGCGACCCTATCAAAGCGACACCGCCCATAAAGATGCCAAATGCCACCATCAACCCAACGAATACTAGATATCCTGCTTGGTTGGCACCAGTCATTGGCATCGATAGCCACACCACATACATCCCCAGACCATTAATGATGTTAACGATGACAAGTTCCAAGGCAACTGCGATAACAGGCACCGTTTTTGGCGTCGCTGTCGCTAGAATCAAATCCGTTTCACCCGATTCTTCCATTTTACGGGTACCACGAATGGCTAACTGCACGCTCATCAAGCCTGTTAAAGTAGCCATTAACGGCAACATAATCGCGCCCAATACTAATGCAATCGTCACATGATCACCACCTGGAATCTTGGTGAACAGCGCCACCATCATTGGTGCATCCATCATCTGGCGCAACTTGGCAATATCGCCATCACCACTATAAAGATTCACTATCTTAGCGAGTCCCGACACAATCATCGCTGCATTAATGACCACCCAAACGATGATTAATTTCAAATCCGTCTTTAAATTCGCGCGGAGTAAGCGACCTAAATTAGGCATACTACATATCCCCCGCATCGTAATATTGCATGAACAAATCTTCCAATGTTGGTGGTGTGACCTTCAAATCTGTGACACCAGCTTCGGTCAATTTCGCCAACGCAATCGACAAATCGTCGTGCGCCACACTAAACGACACCTCCCCGCCAGCAGCCATAAACTTATCAAACATCGTTAGTCCATTGGCATCAGCAACCGTTGCTTTCACGTTCAGTTCAGCATGACCTTGCATATCAGCCAAAGACCCTGTTTCAATGATTTCCCCATGACGAATAATTGCCACGCGATCAACCATTTTTTCGACTTCTGACAAGATATGCGAACTCAAGAATACTGTTTTACCAGCTTGCTTCAGCGCTAATACTTCTGTTTGGAAATTGCGTTCTTGCAGCGGATCCAAACCACTCGTCGGTTCATCGAAAATGTAGAACGGTACGTCCGCTGACAACGCGGCGATAATGGCCACCTTTTGACGATTTCCCTTCGAGTACGTGCGTGCTTTTTTCTTTGGGTTCAGGTCAAACTTCTTGATTAGCGCGTCTACGCGGTCTGTGCGGGGATGCCCGCCCATCTTCAGCAACAAGTCAATGATTTCGCCACCCGTTAAATTCGGCCATAAAAACACATCACCCGGTACATAGGCCAACTGCCGGTGTACTTTCACCACATCCCTAGTAGCGTCTTGACCAAGTAATTGAATGTCGCCGCTATCCTTCCTCAACAATCCCAAAATAACGCGAATTGTCGTTGATTTACCAGCGCCGTTCGGACCTAAAAAGCCAAACACTTCCCCTTCATTTACAGTAAACGAAACGTTTTTCAACGCCTCAAATTTACCAAACTTTTTATGTACGTTTTTTACCACTAATACTTCTTTTGCCATATCATCATCTCCCTTGGCGTTACACTGCCATTATGTAACAGTTAAATACCTATCTACAATGCATAACTATCGGGATTCACAGTTTATTCGGATATGACAAAAAAGTTCCGAAAGAATTAACTTTCGGAACTTTTATCGTAGTGGGCCTAGCAGGACTCGAACCTGCAATACCCGGTTCGTAGCCGGGGTGTTTATCCAATTAGCATATAAGCCCAATATTTAATTCGTTGCCTCAACAACATAATTAAATATACGCCCTTTGTTTTTGTTTGTAAAGTCTAAAACCTCAAAAAAAGTAATTATTTTTTTGAAGGGATTTATCCTAAACATATTTGCTACCTTCACGAACCGATAATGGCGCCATTTCGCTTTCATGTGCGTTGATAAACTCACGCACCCAATTTGGATTCGTCTTACTATATTGACGTAGCGCCCAACCAATGGCTTTGTTAATGAAAAACTCAGACGAACCAAAATTGGCAGTTAGGATTTCGGTCATTAACGTCGTATCCGTTTGATCCTTCAAAAATAGCTGGTGAAGAATCGCCAAGCGACGAACCCAAAAAATCGTCATGCTGACTCCAAGCCAGCATCGTCGCTTTCGTTTCAGGATACGTGACAACAATATGACCAACTTCGTGCGCCATGTTATCAACGGTATCCCACCACGATTTACGCATCGCCAATGCTTGGAAACGTGCTAAATCCTCAGGAACCAACAAATCCATCTGTGCTTTCAACATATCCAATGCCACATATTGGTATTCACGTGCGTCTCGTTCCCAAGCATCAGCCACGAAGTCCCAGTCGATCACGCCACTTTGCTTGGCGGCCTTGATAAACGGTTTCGTTAGCTCTCGGCGAAGTGGTGTTTTAATTCCTAAAAACGGAAACTGATTGCGTTGGTACGCAGCCATCCCCACTGCCGTTTCAGGATCTGCATGCGCCTTAAGTAGATCAAATAGGTCTTGCATAGTGCACCCCCTCGTATTATTAAGCACAAGTATACCAAAATAAAACACCCAACCTCGTATCCAAACAAAGTTAGGTGTTAAAAGTCCTATTTTATATTAAGCAGCCACGTTTTCGATAACTGCCAATACATTCGCACGGTAGTCTGATGACTCATCATTCAAACGGCAAATTGCATAGTAGGCATCCTTATAATCAAAGCCATCACGACGTGTTGCAGCGTAAACCATCAACAAGTTGCAAGCATCTTCAGCTGATTCAAGATCACGTAGTTGCTCGCCGGCTTCGATAGTACGGATATCTGACATGTAGTCTTCGTAATCAAACGTATACCATGTTTGCATCTGCTCCAAAACTGGGGCAGCCCAACCTTCTTCACGAACAACAGATGAAACCGTTTGGCCAGCGCGCAACTTGCGTAGCACATTGTTGAAGTGGTTGTTTACATTAATAATATTCGTCGTCATCACAGCAGTCATGTCGTTTACCTCTAAATCATTTTTATCAATGTATTTACTATAGCACGAACTTGTGAAAAAAGGAACAAGCAAACACTTAAAACGCCAGTTAATGCGCTTAAATAGCCGTTTTATTTTGTGAAAACGTTATCATTATTGCAACTTTGAGAGCTTTTCAGCAACACGCTTATTGATTTTAGCCTTCACATCATCCGTCCAACGCTTAGCTTGCATCTCACGTAAAGCATTCTCTGCGAATTCCGCAACATCATTACCGACCAAATCAAGCACCGGCACATTGTTAGCTGCGCCTTCCTCGAAAAAGTCGATCAAATCGTAAATCCCAGCCATCATGTCCATGCCATCACCACCTGCAAAATGCCAGAAGTAATTTTGCACTTCGCCGATGACAATTTGATAATCCGCTGGCATCGCTTTAATGCGCGCTTGTTGCTTGTTCCACTCCGCCTTGTCGGCCTTCATTTGCTTGAAGTCAAACCACTTCTTAATGTCCGTCCATTCTAGTGCCATTGTTAATTCTCCTTCAACTTGTTCAACTGCGCTGTGATAAAGCCCCAGCGTTCCCAGAAATTACGCAATTCTGCTTCGCCTGCTGCGTTCAGTGTGTAAAACTTACGCATCGGACCAACATCAGACTTCTTTTTGGCAACGTTCACGAGATTCTTTTTCTCAAGACGAATCAAAATCGTGTAGACCGTGCCTTCAACAATATCTTCAAAGCCGGCGTCTTGAAGGGTTTTGGTTATTTCGTAACCGTATGTTTCGTGGCGGTTGATAATCTCAAGCACCACACCCTCAAGGACTCCTTTCAGCATTTCTGTTATGCCAGTCATGTTATTTCCTCACTACTCCGTATTGCTTGTACCACTATATAGTAAAACTAAGTAGCTAATCCGTCAACTACTTTGTGTCACAAAGTAGTGAATGCAAAAAACGCGCTTAGCTACGAGCTAAACGCATTAATTATGTTTACTTATTTTCTTCTTGCAATTCAAGCAAACGTGCACGCAATGCGTCATCATATGCCGTCAAGTACAAGCCATACTTACCACGCTTGATCAAGACGTTCAAAACGTTGGCAATAAAGGCCTTGTACTCTTCTTCCGTGAACTCACGGTCTTGGCGCTTCTTGAAGATTTCCTTGTGAGAATACTTTTCAGGAATAATCGTCACGCTATCCGTCTTAGGATCGTAACCAAATGAAGGACCGATAATCATCCCCACGTAGTTCAAATCGAAACCTTGCAACGTGTAAATCGTTCCAACTTGGGTAATTGAACCCTCACGCTTTGCCCAGTGCGTACGTTGTGGATCCCATTCGTCCCAAGGCAAGTTGAATGTATCCATTTCAACATTGTGGCGTCCGTCAATACGTGGGAATCCTGACGTTGCAACAACACGACTTTGACCGAATTCCTTGTTCTTCGCCTTAATGGCTTCGTACAAATCACCCGCCTTGTCAAAGACCTTGAATTCAAAATCAGAATTGTTTGGGAATGGGTGCAATGGCTTTTCAGCCGTCAAATCATCCATCCAGTCCACTTGTTCTTGACTAGCTACCATTCGGTATTGGAAGTCCATGTCGAATTGGTGATATGGGTGCTTGCCAATCGTCTTAAATAGCAAGTCCTTGTCCCAGTACATCTTTGATTGGAACACTTGGGCGAAGTCGTAAACCACGACCACAACCTTGGCCAAATCCATCAAGTCCTTCAATTGGTTTTCACCATTGTAGTGCATGTATGGTTCTGGCTTTGACAACAGCAAGTGCGCTTCGTCAACGAAAATAACATCGTACTTCCAGTTACGCTTTTGCGCGTTGTTAATCAATGGCGTAGGACGCGTAATGTCCTTGTCGCGCATACCTGGAATATCAACGGCCAAATCCTTGTACGCCTTGAATAGCTCAGGGTGGTTAACAACCAATGCAGTCTTGTAACGCTTGTCAGTCATGTACTTAGTAACCAAGTTCATCAAAACAACTGACTTACCAGTACCAGCAGCACCTTGGATAATAGCCACACGGTGATCGTTTTGCTTCAAACCATCCCCAATGTAGGCGTTCATGTTAGAAATAACAGCTTCTTGTTGCGCTGATAGATTATCAACGAAAAATTGTTCTTGTAAAATCTTATTCATAATGTTTTCAATTATACAACGTGCACGCCTATTAAGCCACGGACCTTCCTGACAAAAAATACATGTCAATTTGTGCCATTTCCAGCACTTTGCCCCTGACGGGACTGACAACTCGCCTCGCCTAGTGTATCCTAACAGCAAATAAATCAGTTCAGGAGGAACCAATCATGCTATCCATTCAAACAATTTTGACATACGGGGTCATCATTCTAGCCGTAATTCTTGTGATTTCAGGTATCGTTGGCATCGTCAACTACATCCGTAAAAACGCTGGTCATGTCACATTTGGTGGCGTGGTTAAAAGTTTCTTCAAAGGAATCGGCTGGCCATTCATTTGGATGATTGAATTTGTCGGCTTGGCAATCACATTCTTATAGAGCAGACTCTAGCTTCACAGTCATGTGAGGCTTTTTTTATTGCATAAATCCTTGCACCTTCATCTGATTGGGGTATACTATTCTTAAACAGGTAAGTAATCACTTACTTACCAAATTTACAAAAAGGAAAATATGACTATGGCTCAAGAAATCATTAACCTATCTGACGTCAAAAAATCGTTTGGCTCGCAGCCCGTTTTAAAGGACGTATCTTTTCAAGTTCACGGCGGTGAAATCGTTGGCCTAATCGG harbors:
- a CDS encoding alpha-hydroxy-acid oxidizing protein; its protein translation is MAYQGSTKEEALNIIDLPRLRAAVQRDTEAGAFGYVDGGSSDEQVLHDNETAFRHYQLIPRMLQNISAPDLSTTLLDIPLSMPVIAAPIAAHGLMNENGERVTVKGVGAAGTIFSLSTYGNSRIADVAASSPETPKFFQLYMSRDDEFNQYLLDEAVKNGYKAIILTADATLGGYREADIINNFAFPLPMENLAAFSNAAGSGEGLGIAEIYARAKQDLALSDITKVKQMANGLPVFVKGIQDPDDALAAIAAGADGIWVSNHGGRELNGAPASIDTLAAVAKAVNHRVPIVFDSGIRRGEDVAKAIALGADVVALGRPMLWGLNQGGAAGVQSVYEHLAEELKIVMQLTGSHTVAELQRAKIIDAKF
- the dld gene encoding D-lactate dehydrogenase produces the protein MNTIEALRAIVGKSHVITSPDKSLRYRKGYRSGRGDALAVVLPGTLMELWEVLKVLHDNDLIIIMQASNTSLTEGSIPAPGYDRQAVVVNGSRIKGMQLINHGEEALAFPGTTLYKLENALKAIGREPHSVIGSSNLGASVIGGINNNSGGALIQRGPAYTEQALYAQIDEHDELRLVNHLGIALGDTPEEIITNLENRNFNVDNVPHSRTRVGHNRDYEARVRDIDSDTPTRYNADPNELYEVSGASGKLAAFAVRLDTFPKEGASKVFYIGTNNPDVLERLRRHILSELTHLPVSGEYMHKDAYEMAKKYGKDSLIVIETLGTNVLPYLFGMKATTERILDHIPTFKPYFPDRVLQHMGQLFPNQLPKRIEDYSKRYDHYLQLKMAGDGIDEARAFLQDFFATEDGDYLELDDKEAERIATHRYVTAGVAIRYEEVFQDDHIEILPLDIALPRNEFKWFEELPKEIEDKIQYKLYYGHFLDHVMHQDYILKPGVDAHELKKDMLALLDKRGVIYPAEHNVGHLYEAAPALVAHYKKNDPTNSFNPGVGKTTMRKYWGNY
- a CDS encoding helix-turn-helix domain-containing protein, with amino-acid sequence MDWLLQKKERDKLTLKNYLMMQPLPMVPIKQVINDLGWSKYLVMNYGQALADDLAQLDQHELVSFDGTRQHFIVRPGHIMLFDELRLQYLNRAPKYHLLMALLFGTFETVADFAVQHDFSTPYVRELLQDLQQDLQPYHIQINEAFVLTGNEKEIRYFFFRILFDYYTRQSNPLPATAIEWAQTTWADLKSTSPNPISPAISLIVEFQLGIWYVRMTHQHIITPADSAPVLDEAADLPATTRLFLNRMRQHLTSSLGLSDTAAGYEARFALSALYAFGFARKEHFETYMPIETRLLFSVISDIIARELPAFFGNAYLMTHKLIDAIQHDLYTTNLRLVYFHSALRPEPNVDEAISQFPVYAQLTQHLMQAIATETNISHDTLQNTLFEDYFNTFITRLPQEEVLPIITVDLEFVDNAALGRRLAQLMTNMPGLNIILSFDTPDSADLVISNTHLSGSERRHLYLKASPTLAEIEEIRQVLHQITVQKFERFTGQTIPVHFS
- a CDS encoding MFS transporter, with protein sequence MTTGKPVTSIFNAGFISITAINFIVYLVYYLLMVIIAVVVHTNLHANLAQAGLASGIYVIGTLIARLIIGQQLDIIGRKQSLRFGALIYLVSTLAYLIIPNIGVMFVVRLVNGFAYGMTSTATNAIVTDYIPEDKKGLGINFYGLSTSLAAAIGPFVGMILLNLTNFRFIVMVSSVLILLTTIATLLLPIHNLSLTPERKAALRHMTFDNLIERKALFIAGIGFLMGFSYSSVLSFLSSYAKTIHLVSISSFFFVVYALVITFTRPMAGRIFDTRGEDYVMYPAYVSLAVGLVLLGVTHSGFMLLLSGAFIGLGYGTFMSNGQAVALKLAPNALRVGVSLSTYFIGLDLGIGVGPFVLGDVEKMLNFRELYLLAAVIPVIAGLLYYKFYHHEKDAAPKIDGAPQH